A segment of the Effusibacillus pohliae DSM 22757 genome:
GGAGAAGATGCGCAGCCTGGTGGCGTAAGAAGATATCCACATCTGGATCCTCCTCTTCCAGCGTCCATCCACAGAACGGATTTTGTGGATAACGGGATTCGTGCGCCCTTTTACGATCCATCCGTGTGGATTTGGCGGGAGGGCTTTTCACCCGTGCGGTTGAAATCGACTTCTCAACAGCTCTGAGCGATACACCTACTGTAAACATGGAACAAAAAAGGGCACATCGCAAAAAGCTTTTTCCGTTTTTCAGTTTGACAGCCGGCAAAAAACTGGTATAATGAAGATGCAATTGAAGAATTTTGCACGACATGTTTGCTTATGAAAAAGATGAGTAGCCGATTCGGCTGTACCCTTCTTTCATAGGTGCAGACCGGATCGGCTTTTTGTATCGGCAGCGTTCGTGCAAACTCTTTGAAATTCAAAGCCTGTAGGGGTATTTAGGAGGATTTTTTGCAATGCAACAAGGAACAGTAAAATGGTTCAACTCGGAAAAAGGCTATGGTTTCATCGCAACGGAAGGCGGTAACGACGTATTTGTTCACTACAGCGCGATCCTCGGCGAAGGGTTCAAGACTCTGGAAGAAGGCCAGCGCGTAAGCTTCGAAATCGTGCAAGGCGCTCGCGGCCCGCAAGCAGCTAACGTCAGCAAGCTGTAAGCCGATCGATACACCCGTTCGGGTTTTCCCCGGATGGGTCATTTTTTTATGGATGCCTCTCCCGGCAGTGGCGGGTTTTTTGCTTTTGATGGTCACATGCAGCGCGCCGCATACGAAAGGTTTGGAGGATACCACTTCTGGAGGATGGCACATGCAGGGGAGAAGGTTCGCATGATTGGAATCAACACGCCCGAATCGGTCAATTCTGGTGTATTGCTGATGCCATAGCCGATTTGTTTGCGAAACTGCAAAAACAGGCGTGTGAAGCGAACAGGGGATCTGGTCTCTCGGCATCTACAAGGACTCGGTTAAGAACACAGACGATGTATTTCTGAATGGAACAAAGAAGTAAGCAGACCGCTACTGCTGCGTTGGCGACAGAGGACGGTTTTCCTGTCGTTGTCCGAGAAAAGAGGCGTTGAGAGCCTCTTTTCTTTTGCTATAATGGGAAAGTGTGAATCATGGAGGTGTGCCAAAAATGGCTTTAGCTACAGGGATTGTAGGTCTTCCCAACGTCGGAAAATCCACGTTGTTTAACGCGATTACAAAAGCGGGAGCGGAAGCGGCCAATTATCCGTTTTGCACGATCGATCCGAACGTTGGCGTGGTCGAGGTGCCGGACGAGCGGTTGCAGACATTGGCGGCGATCGTGCACCCGCAGCGAATCGTGCCGACCGCGTTCGAGTTTGTCGATATCGCCGGTTTGGTGAAAGGGGCGAGCCGGGGGGAAGGACTCGGCAACAAGTTCCTGTCCCACATCCGGGAAGTGAACGCGATTGCGCATGTGGTGCGCTGTTTCGAAGACTCGGATATCACCCACGTGGCGGGAAAAGTCGATCCGCTGTCCGATATGGAAACGATCAATCTGGAACTGATTTTTGCCGATTTGGAGACGGTGGAACGCCGCATGGAGCGAGCCCGCAAAGGAGTCAAGGGCGGGGAAAAGAAGGCGCAGCAGGAGGTGGATGTGCTGGAGCGGCTGAAGGCTGCTTTTGAAGAAGGCAAGCCGGCCCGCTCGGTTCCGCTCGATGACGAGGAGAAGCTGCTGATTCGCGACCTGCACTTGCTGACAATCAAGCCGGTGTTGTATGTAGCGAACGTGTCGGAACAGGAAGTGGGCAACCAGGTGGACAATCCGTATGTGCAAGCGGTGAAGAACCAAGCGGCGCAGGAAAATGCGGAAGTGGTGGTGATCTCCGCCAAACTGGAATCGGAAATCGCCGAGCTGGAAGGGGAAGACCGCAACCTGTTCCTGCAAGAGCTGGGGCTGCAGGAATCGGGACTTGACCGGCTGATCAAGGCGGCTTACAAGCTGCTCGGGCTGATCACCTACTTTACAGCCGGAGAAAAAGAGGTGCGCGCCTGGACGATCCGCCAGGGCACGAAAGCGCCCGCCGCCGCCGGCGTGATCCACTCCGATTTTGAAAAAGGGTTTATCCGCGCCGAGGTGATCGCCTACAGCGATCTGGTCAGCGCGGGCTCGATGGCCGCCGCGAAAGAGAAAGGATTGCTACGGCTGGAAGGAAAAGAGTATGTCGTGCAAGACGGGGATATCATGCATTTCCGCTTCAATGTGTAAAAAGACCCTAGTGATGACGGATCCCTCGCACCGATCGGGGTGCGCTGCGGGGTCCGTAGTTGTTTGGAAGCGAGCGGGACAAAATTCGCCCGACAAAAAATTCGCCGCCTTGTGACAAAAACCGGAAAATGGTAGACTGATAGAAAACGAGTATAAATGGAGGAGTCCCTGCATGTTAAACCGGATTATCCTGATTGGGCGTTTGACGGCCGATCCCGAGCTGCGGTACACACCCACTGGCACAGCAGTGGCGTCGTTTACGCTGGCGGTTGACCGCCCGCGCATGAATCAGATGGGCGAGCGCGAGACCGATTTTATCAACATCGTGGTATGGCAGAAACTTGGCGAACTGTGTGCGCAATATCTGAAAAAAGGCCGCTTGACGGCTGTCGAAGGCAGGCTGCAGATCCGCAGCTATGAAAACAAGGAAGGTCAGCGGGTGCGGGTGGCGGAAGTAGTGGCCGATAACGTGCGTTTCCTGGATCGCGCCGACAACTCCAGCAGCGGTAACTTTGAATCGGCGGGCGCCGGTTTTGGCGGCGGACCCGGCAGCGGATTTGCCGGCAACAACAAGCGCGGCAATCCGTTCGATGAGGATCCGTTTGTCAATGACGGCAAGCCGATCGATATTTCGGATGATGATCTGCCGTTTTAGATTCGAACGAAGGAATCAGTATGAGTACAATCGACGCCGGAGCCTGGTTGGATAAAGTGCGCGCGGCGCGGCCGCTCTGGCGCTAAACATGGGTACGCTTGATGATTCAGTCGTCGAATCGATGCTCTTGGCAGGACGCGCAGCTAACGAGGTTGGTACGCCGGTCGTGTTCGACCCGGTTGGCATAGGGGCCACTCCATACCGCAGCGCGGTTGCCAAGAAAGTTACAAAGCAGCTGCAAGTTACAATTTTACGCGGCAATGCGGCAGAAATCGGCCTTCTGTTGGGAGCCGGCTGGGAGCCGGCGGCGAAGTGAAGGGTGTCGATGCCGCTTCCGGGGCTGCCGGCCTGCCGGAGGCAATGCGGGAATACGCGCAGCAGAAAGGCTGTGTGGTGATCGCAACCGGCGAAACGGATTACGTGACGGACGACAGCGGATTTGGACGCTTCGGAATGGACATCCGCTGCTGAGCGCGATTACCGGCTCCGGTTGTATGTTGACTGCTGGACCCCGCGCAAGTGAAAGAACGCGCTCGAGTGACGTTACGAAGAATTGAGCGGTGATCGGCCGCAGTCAGCTTGATTCAATATCAAAAGGCCATCAAGCAGCAACGGTGACTTGATGGCCTTTTTTCGACGGCTACTGTAAAGGACGAAAATCAGCCGGCGTTCGCTGCCAATGTGCGCTCCAGCTCAAACCAGTAGGTGCAGAGAGTCAGCAGCCCTTTGTCGAAATTCTCGAGATGGAAATGTTCGTTCGGAGCATGGAAATTTTCGTTCGGCAAGCCGAATCCCATCAATACGATGGGCACATTCAGCACGCTGTCAAAAGTCGCGACGACCGGAATCGAGCCCCCCATCCGGGTGAAAGCGACCGGTGCCCGATAGACCGATTCATAGGCACGGGCTGCCGCTTGAATCACCGGATGATCGATCGGCGTCGCAAACGGTTTGCCGCGATCAAACAATTGGGTGGTGACCGTTACGCCGGGTGGAGTGTGCCGCTCGATATGGTTGCGGATCAGCGCGATGATTTCATCCGGATCCTGATCGGGAACCAACCGGCAGGTGATCTTCGCGTGCGCTTCGGAAGGCAGCACCGTTTTGATCCCTTCCCCCTGAAACCCGCCGTAGATGCCGTTGATCTCCAGCGTCGGCCGGGTCCAGGTGCGCTCCAGCAGGGAATACCCCTTTTCGCCAAAAAACTCGGGAACCCCCAGCTCATCCTTCAGCTTCTGCTCGTCATATCCCAACGCGCGGTACTGCTCCCGTTCTTCCTCCGATACAGGAACCACCCGGTCATAGAATCCTTCGATCGTGATTTGGCCGTCCTCATTCCGCATC
Coding sequences within it:
- a CDS encoding cold-shock protein, with translation MQQGTVKWFNSEKGYGFIATEGGNDVFVHYSAILGEGFKTLEEGQRVSFEIVQGARGPQAANVSKL
- the ychF gene encoding redox-regulated ATPase YchF: MALATGIVGLPNVGKSTLFNAITKAGAEAANYPFCTIDPNVGVVEVPDERLQTLAAIVHPQRIVPTAFEFVDIAGLVKGASRGEGLGNKFLSHIREVNAIAHVVRCFEDSDITHVAGKVDPLSDMETINLELIFADLETVERRMERARKGVKGGEKKAQQEVDVLERLKAAFEEGKPARSVPLDDEEKLLIRDLHLLTIKPVLYVANVSEQEVGNQVDNPYVQAVKNQAAQENAEVVVISAKLESEIAELEGEDRNLFLQELGLQESGLDRLIKAAYKLLGLITYFTAGEKEVRAWTIRQGTKAPAAAGVIHSDFEKGFIRAEVIAYSDLVSAGSMAAAKEKGLLRLEGKEYVVQDGDIMHFRFNV
- a CDS encoding single-stranded DNA-binding protein; protein product: MLNRIILIGRLTADPELRYTPTGTAVASFTLAVDRPRMNQMGERETDFINIVVWQKLGELCAQYLKKGRLTAVEGRLQIRSYENKEGQRVRVAEVVADNVRFLDRADNSSSGNFESAGAGFGGGPGSGFAGNNKRGNPFDEDPFVNDGKPIDISDDDLPF
- a CDS encoding hydroxyethylthiazole kinase, with protein sequence MKGVDAASGAAGLPEAMREYAQQKGCVVIATGETDYVTDDSGFGRFGMDIRC